The bacterium genome includes the window CGTCCGGGGCGACCCGGACCAGCCAGCCGTCGTCGTTGAACTGGGCGCCGCCGTCGTGGAGCACGCTCCAGCCGAGGGTCGGCGGATCGCCGGCCGCCGCCGCCGACGCCAGCACCAGCCCGACCGCGAGCAGCCATCCGCTTCGTCGCATCGGTCGTCCTTTCCGCCGGCGCGGGCCGGCCGGTCGGTCGCTACTTGATCAGGCTGAGCCGCGTGACGGCCTCGTGCCCGCCGTCGGCCCGCAGACGCGCGAAGTAGACGCCGCTGGGGACCCGGCGCCCGGCGGCATCGGTGCCGTCCCACGTCGTGCTGTGCTCGCCGGCCGCGCGGTTCGCCGCCACGAGGGTGCGGACCCGCCGGCCCTGCAGGTCGTAGACCGCCAGCTCGACCGCACCCGCCCGCGGCACCGCGTAGCGCAGCGTGGCGCGGGGGTTGAAGGGGTTCGGCCAGGCCGAGACCGCCACCACCGGCGCCGGCAGGTCGGGCCCGCCCGACGCGACCTGCTGGCGAATGACCTTCAGCTCCACGTCGTCCACGAAGAAGCCCGAGTAGTTGATGCTCGTGTCGCTGGCGAGGCGGAAGCGGAAGCGGACATCGGTCTCGCCGAGCCAGGGCGCGAGGTCGATGCTGTTGAGCACCCAGCTCGCGCGGGTGCCGTCGAAGACGGGCTTGCCGGACGGCGACTGGCCGCCCTGGCCGCTGCTGGCGTGGGTGTAGGCCGTGGCGAGCGGCGTCCAGGAGGCGCCGCCGTCGTCCGAGACCTCGCAGTAGGCACCGTCCCAGACGGCCTCGATCTCCCAGCGGGCCCAGAAGCTGAAGGTGCCCTCGAAGGCCCCGCTCAGGTCGGCGCCGGCGGCCATGGCCCAGGTCGTGTTGGCGTTGTCGGCGTAGTTGGCGCCGGGGCTGTCGTTGATGCTGTTGGCCGAGGCGTGCCCCGTGGCGGGAACGCTCGGGCCCCAGGATCCCGCCCAGTTCCCCGTGCCCGACTCGAAGTCGTCGCTGAAGAGGACGACCTCCTCGGCCTGCCCGAGCTGGAAGTCCTGGACCACCGGCACGGCGCCCACCGTCACCTGGGCCGACGCGCCGACGTAGCCGGTGCTCACGGCCTCGAGGCGGTAGTCGCCGTAGACCAGGTTCACGCTGTAGGCGCCCGCGGCGTCGGTGTTCACCGCGGTCACCCAGGTGTTCAGGGGCTCGGTGTAGACGTGCACCTGGGCGGCGAGGCCCGTGCCGCCGAGATCGGTCACGACGCCGGTCACGTCGCCGTGCGCCACCGGCTGCAGCACCACGTCCAGCACCGTGGGCGTGCCCCAGGTCGTGGCCACGCCCGTGACCGTCTGCGTGATGTAGCCGTAGGCGCTGTAGGTGATGTCGTAGGTGCCCGTGTCGAGCAGCTTGTAGTAGTCGCCGTGGTCGGGATCGGTGTGCACGGGCATGGCGTTGCCGACGACGGTGATCGTGGCGTCCAGGGGCAGGCCCGTGTCGCTGCCGGTGACGACGCCGTTGACCCCGTAGTGGCTGGCGTCGATGAAGTCGAGCAGGCTCTGGCGGTTGTCGGCCCAGTAGCCGTCGAGGGTCGACTCGGCGGGCCACTTCGTGTTGGAGACCTCGATGGTCACGTCGACGCAGTCGGTCTGGTCGTAGGACCAGTCCTGCAGGCAGCCGGTGGTGACGTACCAGTCGGCGCCGTTGGTGATGCCCTGCGGGAAGCTGCCGTTGTACATGGGCAGGTTCTGGGTCGAGTACTCGAGGCTGAGCTGGATCAGGGCGTCGTTGTCCGGCGCGAGATCGTAGGTGTAGTCCCAGGGGTAGTTCACGACGAGCGCGCCGCCGTGGCCGTTCTGGCTGATCACGAAGTGGTGGTTCTGGGAGAAGGTCATGAACTGCTGGGTCTCGATCTCGCGCGACGGATGGGTGCCCGCCGGCAGCTCGAAGTTGCGGTTCAGGTCGACCCCGTTGGCGTTGTAGCGCGTGTTGGCCGCGGTGCCGTCCGGGTTGTACGACGGCAGGATCGTGATCTCGGTGTGATCGAGCAGGGCGGTGATGTCCTCGTGGCCGGGCTGGCCGTAGTTCTCGACGAGCTCCTGGGCCAGGGTGAACAGCAGGTACATGGGCACGACCTCGTCGCCGTGCATGGTGCCGGAGAGGCGCACCTCGGGTTCGGCGGCCGAGTTCTGCACGTCGGCCGAGATGGTGATGCCCCACAGGTCGCGGCCCTGGACCGACTGGCCCCAGGTGAAGTCGCGGCAGAGATTCGGGTAGAGCGTCGCCAGCTCGGCGAAGCGGGCGCC containing:
- a CDS encoding immune inhibitor A, whose protein sequence is MTTLRITKRPTLAVLLLLALAASAVAAPVPPRDAKGLPLWEIATWNDAPVRIELPDHAALDELLATVPIASFNREQIRIVYTDPKHFHLVFEPRVTDAEAARLAAAGYAVTVLPDHDRAGREATEARWLAQYAAGGKAAKVGEKGTYPTHAQIGARFAELATLYPNLCRDFTWGQSVQGRDLWGITISADVQNSAAEPEVRLSGTMHGDEVVPMYLLFTLAQELVENYGQPGHEDITALLDHTEITILPSYNPDGTAANTRYNANGVDLNRNFELPAGTHPSREIETQQFMTFSQNHHFVISQNGHGGALVVNYPWDYTYDLAPDNDALIQLSLEYSTQNLPMYNGSFPQGITNGADWYVTTGCLQDWSYDQTDCVDVTIEVSNTKWPAESTLDGYWADNRQSLLDFIDASHYGVNGVVTGSDTGLPLDATITVVGNAMPVHTDPDHGDYYKLLDTGTYDITYSAYGYITQTVTGVATTWGTPTVLDVVLQPVAHGDVTGVVTDLGGTGLAAQVHVYTEPLNTWVTAVNTDAAGAYSVNLVYGDYRLEAVSTGYVGASAQVTVGAVPVVQDFQLGQAEEVVLFSDDFESGTGNWAGSWGPSVPATGHASANSINDSPGANYADNANTTWAMAAGADLSGAFEGTFSFWARWEIEAVWDGAYCEVSDDGGASWTPLATAYTHASSGQGGQSPSGKPVFDGTRASWVLNSIDLAPWLGETDVRFRFRLASDTSINYSGFFVDDVELKVIRQQVASGGPDLPAPVVAVSAWPNPFNPRATLRYAVPRAGAVELAVYDLQGRRVRTLVAANRAAGEHSTTWDGTDAAGRRVPSGVYFARLRADGGHEAVTRLSLIK